Proteins from one Deinococcus apachensis DSM 19763 genomic window:
- a CDS encoding ABC transporter permease, producing the protein MGRQDDGLTSPPHPNPLPPGEREKKASALWLLGLYLRLLGAQVRSQLVYRMAFALDALAAALITGAEFAAFALVLPRFESLGGWTLGEVALLYGLAELAFVLMDLVFGGFDAPNLSAHVRTGSFSTFLLRPAPLPVQVFGSDFALRRLTRVVLAAGIVAYGVSRVNVAWDVGDVLLLAGSVLGMIAFFGGLFVVGGTLTFWTVESVEAMNVLTYGGRSLISYPLNIYQTWLRRTFTYLIPAAFLSYFPVLQVLGRPLPDGLPGWAALLSPIVGPLILAAAFAFWRVGVRRYHGTGS; encoded by the coding sequence GTGGGTAGGCAGGATGACGGCCTCACGTCGCCCCCTCACCCCAACCCTCTCCCACCAGGGGAGAGGGAGAAAAAGGCCTCCGCCCTGTGGCTGCTCGGCCTGTATCTCCGGTTGCTGGGCGCACAGGTTCGCTCGCAACTCGTGTACCGCATGGCCTTCGCGCTCGACGCCCTGGCAGCAGCGCTCATTACCGGGGCGGAGTTCGCGGCCTTCGCCCTGGTGTTGCCGCGCTTCGAGTCGCTGGGCGGGTGGACGCTGGGCGAGGTCGCGCTGCTCTACGGCCTGGCGGAACTCGCCTTCGTGTTGATGGACCTCGTCTTCGGGGGGTTTGACGCGCCCAACCTCAGCGCGCATGTCCGCACGGGCAGCTTCAGCACCTTCCTGCTGCGCCCGGCGCCGCTGCCCGTGCAGGTCTTCGGCTCGGACTTCGCGCTGCGGCGGCTGACGCGGGTGGTCCTCGCGGCGGGGATCGTGGCGTACGGCGTCTCGCGGGTGAACGTCGCCTGGGATGTGGGGGACGTGCTGCTGCTCGCGGGCAGCGTCCTGGGCATGATCGCCTTTTTCGGCGGCCTCTTCGTGGTGGGCGGCACCCTCACCTTCTGGACGGTGGAGAGCGTGGAGGCGATGAACGTGCTGACCTACGGGGGCCGCTCCCTGATCTCCTACCCGCTGAACATCTATCAGACGTGGCTGCGCCGCACCTTCACGTACCTGATCCCCGCCGCCTTCCTGAGCTACTTCCCGGTGCTGCAAGTGCTGGGCCGTCCCCTGCCCGACGGCCTGCCGGGCTGGGCCGCCCTCCTCTCCCCCATCGTCGGTCCCCTCATCCTCGCCGCCGCCTTCGCGTTCTGGCGGGTGGGCGTGCGGCGGTATCACGGGACGGGGTCATAG
- a CDS encoding fasciclin domain-containing protein, which yields MKKQTSLVTLSLMLATPALAGGAGAPVTGGASGACRSIAQIVSTDPQFSTLLTAVQAAGLTQTLSSGQYTVFAPTNAAFAKLPSDQLAAVLNDPEMLRGVLLYHVVSGKVTSKQVASLRSVKTAQGANLTVSTMGSRVMINNANVVRADVAACNGVIHVIDTVLVPPMAAAPAPAATTPAETAPAATTTETATTTDTSTTTTETTTTDTSATTATDTTATDTSATTTTETAATATTTAPAAIAITSIPALPLTGATVSATGATTTTTTTDTAAAGTTTDTAATDTSAAATTTDTTATTTDTTTTTETSTTTDTSAATGTTDTSAATTDTSATDAAAPATNTLYDVIAADDRFSTLRDLLSDAGLTGTLTSGEYTVFAPTNEAFDAIPADQLAALSADADLLKRVLSYHVVQGRISAEQLAGGAVLNTAEGSPLTPSGSGASQMVGTATISETVSTASNGTIYVINQVLLPPGVTLPTGTGTTTDTTAATTTTETTTTTDTSAATGTTTDTSAATGTTTTDTSAASGTAAATTTTAATTAPASGTTLVALLSADPRFSTLVGLIQQAGLAETLAGGEYTVFAPTNDAFAKIPAADLTAITADPARLRALLLYHVVQGRQTAEQLAAATQLTSAQGGTIALNLNGTTQVVGGANVSERLDTASNGTVYVIDTVLTPPNP from the coding sequence ATGAAGAAGCAGACCAGCCTCGTCACGCTCAGCCTGATGCTCGCTACCCCCGCGCTCGCGGGGGGGGCGGGGGCACCCGTTACCGGGGGAGCCTCCGGCGCCTGCCGCAGCATCGCCCAGATCGTCTCCACGGACCCGCAGTTCAGCACCCTGCTCACCGCCGTCCAGGCCGCGGGCCTGACCCAGACGCTGTCGAGCGGACAGTACACGGTCTTCGCGCCGACGAATGCCGCCTTCGCCAAGCTGCCCAGCGACCAGCTCGCGGCGGTCCTGAACGACCCCGAGATGCTGCGCGGCGTGCTGCTCTACCACGTGGTGTCCGGCAAGGTGACCTCCAAGCAGGTGGCGAGCCTCCGGAGCGTCAAGACCGCGCAGGGCGCGAACCTGACCGTCAGCACTATGGGCAGCCGGGTCATGATCAACAACGCCAATGTGGTGCGCGCCGACGTGGCCGCCTGCAACGGCGTGATCCACGTGATCGACACGGTCCTGGTGCCCCCGATGGCCGCCGCACCTGCGCCCGCCGCGACGACCCCGGCAGAGACGGCTCCGGCCGCCACGACCACGGAGACGGCGACCACCACCGACACGAGCACGACCACCACGGAGACGACCACGACCGACACGTCCGCCACCACGGCGACGGACACCACCGCGACGGACACTTCAGCGACCACGACCACGGAGACGGCGGCGACCGCCACCACGACCGCCCCGGCGGCCATCGCCATCACCAGCATTCCCGCCCTTCCGCTCACCGGCGCGACGGTCAGTGCCACGGGGGCGACCACGACCACCACGACGACCGACACGGCTGCCGCGGGCACCACCACGGATACGGCGGCGACCGACACGAGCGCGGCGGCCACCACGACCGACACCACGGCCACCACCACCGACACCACGACGACCACGGAGACGAGCACGACGACGGATACGTCCGCGGCCACGGGCACCACCGACACCTCGGCGGCCACCACGGACACGAGCGCGACCGACGCCGCTGCCCCCGCGACGAACACGCTGTACGACGTGATCGCGGCCGACGACCGCTTCAGCACCCTGCGTGACCTGCTCAGCGACGCGGGTCTCACCGGGACGCTAACAAGCGGCGAGTACACCGTTTTCGCGCCCACCAACGAAGCCTTTGATGCCATCCCCGCGGACCAGCTCGCCGCGCTGTCGGCGGACGCCGACCTGCTCAAGCGCGTGCTGTCCTATCACGTGGTCCAGGGCCGGATCAGCGCCGAGCAACTTGCGGGCGGCGCGGTCCTCAACACGGCCGAAGGCAGCCCACTGACGCCCAGCGGCAGTGGTGCCAGCCAGATGGTCGGCACGGCCACCATCAGTGAGACCGTCAGCACCGCCAGCAACGGCACCATCTATGTGATCAACCAGGTGCTCCTGCCCCCCGGCGTGACGCTGCCCACGGGTACGGGCACGACCACCGACACCACGGCGGCCACGACGACCACGGAAACGACCACGACGACGGATACGTCCGCGGCCACGGGCACCACCACCGACACCTCGGCGGCCACCGGCACGACCACCACCGACACGTCCGCCGCGAGCGGTACGGCCGCGGCCACGACCACCACGGCGGCGACCACGGCCCCCGCATCGGGCACCACCCTCGTCGCGCTGCTCTCCGCTGACCCGCGCTTCAGCACGCTCGTCGGGCTGATCCAGCAGGCCGGGCTGGCCGAAACGCTGGCGGGCGGCGAGTACACCGTCTTCGCACCGACGAACGACGCCTTCGCCAAGATTCCGGCAGCTGACCTCACCGCGATCACCGCCGACCCGGCCCGCCTGCGCGCGCTGCTGCTGTACCACGTGGTGCAGGGCCGTCAGACCGCCGAGCAGCTTGCGGCGGCGACCCAGCTCACCTCCGCACAGGGCGGCACCATTGCGCTGAACCTGAACGGCACCACCCAGGTGGTCGGCGGGGCCAACGTGAGCGAGCGGCTTGACACCGCCAGCAACGGCACGGTCTACGTGATCGACACCGTCCTGACGCCGCCCAACCCCTGA
- a CDS encoding AAA family ATPase, with amino-acid sequence MTAVMEAQWTRALELGVPVILDYGFWTRSSRNALRAKAALKVPLTLYALGLPDEEALWRVRQRNKEPEDKTFRLFRARFEPLEPDEGAVVVALKG; translated from the coding sequence GTGACGGCGGTGATGGAGGCGCAGTGGACGCGCGCCCTGGAACTCGGCGTGCCTGTGATTCTCGACTACGGGTTCTGGACGCGGTCAAGTCGGAATGCTCTGCGGGCAAAGGCGGCGCTGAAAGTGCCCCTCACCCTGTACGCGCTGGGTCTGCCCGACGAAGAGGCGCTGTGGCGTGTTCGGCAGCGGAATAAGGAACCGGAAGACAAGACCTTTCGCCTGTTCCGTGCCCGCTTCGAGCCGTTGGAGCCGGACGAGGGGGCGGTCGTGGTTGCACTGAAGGGTTGA
- the cysK gene encoding cysteine synthase A: protein MIDALVGNTPLVQLGRVVEPGMADVFVKLEGLNPGGSIKDRTALGLVEDAERRGVLKPGGTIVEPTSGNTGIGLAQVAAARGYKLILCMPAQMSEERKRTLTAYGAELVLTDPERRMLAAIEEAERIEREQGAVLLGQFTNPANPATHERTTGPELWGQMEGRIDAFVYGTGTGGTISGVGRFLKRQDPAVRVVAVEPARSNVLSGGERGEHGFQGMGPGFIPENLDRSVIDEVITAWEEDAYPLARRLAREEGVFVGMSSGAMVWAALEVARRLGPGKRVATIACDTGARYLTTSLFNDAKTGTPPGYKPYSREKLEVEPSAG, encoded by the coding sequence ATGATCGACGCGCTGGTAGGAAACACGCCCCTTGTGCAGCTCGGGCGGGTGGTCGAGCCCGGGATGGCGGACGTGTTCGTGAAACTGGAGGGCCTGAACCCGGGCGGCAGCATCAAGGACCGCACCGCGCTGGGCCTGGTCGAGGACGCCGAGCGGCGGGGGGTGCTCAAGCCGGGCGGCACCATCGTGGAGCCCACCAGCGGGAACACCGGGATCGGGCTGGCGCAGGTCGCCGCGGCCCGCGGGTACAAACTCATCCTGTGCATGCCCGCCCAGATGAGTGAGGAACGCAAGCGCACCCTGACCGCCTACGGCGCCGAACTCGTCCTCACCGACCCCGAGCGCCGGATGCTCGCCGCCATCGAGGAGGCCGAGCGCATCGAGCGCGAGCAGGGCGCCGTGCTCCTGGGTCAGTTCACCAACCCGGCCAACCCTGCCACCCACGAGCGCACGACCGGGCCGGAACTGTGGGGGCAGATGGAGGGGCGCATCGACGCCTTCGTGTACGGCACGGGCACGGGCGGCACGATCAGCGGGGTGGGCCGCTTCCTGAAACGGCAGGACCCGGCGGTGCGCGTCGTGGCGGTGGAACCCGCCCGCAGCAATGTGCTCAGCGGCGGCGAGCGCGGCGAACACGGCTTCCAGGGGATGGGGCCGGGCTTTATCCCCGAGAACCTCGACCGGAGCGTGATCGACGAGGTGATCACCGCCTGGGAGGAGGACGCCTACCCCCTCGCCCGGAGGCTCGCGCGCGAGGAAGGCGTCTTCGTGGGTATGAGCAGCGGCGCGATGGTGTGGGCCGCCCTGGAGGTCGCGCGGCGTCTAGGTCCGGGAAAGCGCGTGGCAACCATCGCCTGCGACACGGGCGCACGTTACCTGACGACCAGCCTCTTCAACGACGCGAAGACGGGGACACCGCCCGGCTACAAGCCCTACTCGCGGGAGAAGCTGGAGGTCGAGCCGAGCGCGGGCTGA
- a CDS encoding FtsK/SpoIIIE family DNA translocase — protein MAKARAKAAPPVNRFDGEALGLVLFALGIFLAVTLALPQMAEGGFMTQAHMALLGWLGWGAYLLPLIPVAYGVLVFLGRDLGGLTRRTLGGVIVVASLLALHEVFVPGAAGEGAERVMGPLVLPLKSVAALLPLVTLTVGLEIMLRLPVLTLLKSFFRGLSVLLGGATTRVQGAIEARQDGRESARVRVGVRQALANHTRDLETLRKLYPEARQLRAQHEEVRAAAREVRTLDEANLKNVERDLAGWHEVTTTFVGHAARDLREGVATEAPEAGADAEALANAVRQGRHELSVELPSTLASGAVERLRRGLVTDLQRLAGRAGRLERERQAAEKALAKPDAAVLARELPAQREREKAWRELAEDFTAWRARERHYPGWPDLAAAFDRAPTELAAALAEALAADPDATLAAQDEWRGRLDRAQQEALERAQAMAVKAQTASTVYGGLTDEDPVPALDFDFTALSKEEGAEPATPVDLPPADSVVVLAAVPPQPEPLPSERGVQASAPARPAAQATMEDEPAAPWESAQPERRRPTQGAIDLALPGYELLDPVPAAAMNTAALDVAARQRAAVIDQTLRHFNLQAKVVDFARGPTVTRYEIEPAPGEKISRIASLSNDLARALAVGGVRVEAPVPGKSVIGLEVPNVEREPVTFHQAALAPTFRATRAKLPIILGKSIDGELMVGDLAKMPHLLIAGSTGSGKSVCVNTLITSLLYRYLPTELRFLMVDPKMVELTPYDGIPHLVRPVVTNPMDAAGVLLGAVAHMERRYKMMSQVGAKNLEQFNAKMRMVNEAELPHLVIIIDELADLMITSPKEVESAIMRLAQMARATGMHLVLATQRPSVDILTSLIKVNVPARIAFAVSSSHDSRTILDSVGAERLTGMGDMLFYQPGLIKPVRLQGPYISEVESARVTDELRRQVFDDAFVEAYGADFDGIVEASGPTTDKSNMDFSDPLLRQAALIAIEEGQGSVSRLQRRLSVGHARAGKLMDMLEAMGIVSKHQGSKPREVLITEADLPEYFGK, from the coding sequence ATGGCGAAGGCTCGTGCGAAGGCGGCTCCACCCGTGAACCGCTTCGATGGGGAGGCGCTGGGTCTGGTGCTGTTCGCGCTGGGAATCTTCCTGGCGGTCACCCTGGCCCTGCCCCAGATGGCGGAAGGCGGATTCATGACGCAGGCCCATATGGCGCTGCTGGGCTGGCTGGGCTGGGGCGCCTACCTGCTGCCCCTGATCCCGGTCGCGTACGGCGTGCTGGTCTTCCTGGGCCGCGACCTGGGCGGGCTCACCCGGCGCACCCTGGGCGGGGTGATCGTGGTGGCGTCGCTGCTTGCGCTGCACGAGGTCTTCGTGCCGGGGGCGGCAGGCGAGGGAGCCGAGCGTGTGATGGGGCCCCTGGTCCTCCCCCTGAAGTCGGTGGCGGCGCTCCTCCCGCTCGTCACGCTGACCGTGGGGCTGGAGATCATGCTGCGCCTCCCGGTCCTGACGCTGCTCAAGAGCTTTTTCCGCGGGCTGAGCGTGCTGCTGGGCGGGGCCACCACCCGGGTGCAGGGCGCCATCGAGGCCCGGCAGGACGGGCGCGAGTCGGCCCGGGTCCGGGTTGGGGTGCGGCAGGCGCTCGCCAACCACACCCGCGACCTGGAGACGCTTCGCAAGCTCTACCCGGAGGCCCGCCAGCTCAGGGCCCAGCACGAGGAGGTCCGCGCCGCTGCCCGCGAGGTCCGCACCCTCGACGAGGCGAACCTGAAGAACGTGGAGCGCGACCTGGCCGGGTGGCACGAGGTGACGACCACTTTCGTGGGCCACGCGGCGCGCGACCTGCGCGAGGGGGTGGCGACCGAGGCCCCAGAGGCGGGTGCCGACGCCGAGGCGCTGGCGAACGCGGTGCGCCAGGGGCGCCACGAACTCAGCGTGGAGCTGCCCAGCACCCTGGCGAGCGGGGCCGTGGAGCGGCTCCGCCGGGGGCTGGTGACCGACCTGCAACGCCTCGCCGGGCGGGCGGGGCGGCTGGAGCGCGAGCGCCAGGCCGCCGAGAAGGCCCTCGCCAAGCCGGACGCCGCCGTGCTGGCCCGCGAACTTCCGGCGCAGCGCGAGCGCGAGAAGGCCTGGCGCGAACTCGCCGAGGACTTCACGGCCTGGCGGGCACGCGAGCGCCACTACCCCGGCTGGCCCGACCTCGCCGCCGCCTTCGACCGCGCCCCCACCGAGCTGGCCGCCGCCCTCGCCGAGGCGCTGGCCGCCGACCCCGACGCCACCCTCGCCGCTCAGGACGAGTGGCGAGGCCGCCTCGACCGCGCGCAGCAGGAGGCGTTGGAGCGGGCGCAGGCGATGGCCGTCAAGGCCCAGACCGCCAGCACCGTCTACGGGGGGCTGACGGACGAGGACCCCGTGCCCGCCCTGGACTTTGACTTCACCGCACTGTCCAAGGAGGAGGGGGCCGAGCCCGCCACCCCGGTGGACCTCCCCCCCGCCGATTCCGTCGTCGTGCTCGCCGCCGTGCCGCCCCAGCCGGAACCTCTCCCCAGCGAGCGGGGCGTGCAGGCGAGCGCCCCGGCCCGCCCGGCGGCCCAGGCGACAATGGAGGATGAGCCCGCTGCCCCCTGGGAGAGCGCCCAGCCGGAGCGGCGCCGCCCCACCCAGGGAGCTATAGACCTCGCCCTGCCGGGGTACGAGCTGCTCGACCCAGTTCCGGCGGCGGCGATGAACACGGCGGCCCTCGACGTGGCGGCGCGGCAGCGGGCGGCGGTGATCGACCAGACGCTGCGGCACTTCAACCTGCAGGCGAAGGTGGTCGATTTCGCGCGTGGCCCCACTGTCACCCGCTACGAGATCGAGCCCGCGCCCGGCGAGAAGATCAGCCGCATCGCCTCGCTGTCGAACGACCTCGCCCGCGCGCTCGCAGTGGGCGGCGTGCGCGTGGAGGCCCCGGTGCCCGGCAAGAGCGTGATCGGCCTGGAGGTGCCCAACGTCGAGCGCGAGCCGGTCACGTTCCACCAGGCGGCCCTGGCGCCCACCTTCCGTGCCACGCGTGCCAAGCTGCCCATCATCCTGGGCAAGAGCATCGACGGCGAACTCATGGTCGGCGACCTCGCCAAGATGCCGCACCTGCTGATCGCGGGCTCGACGGGCTCGGGCAAGTCGGTGTGCGTGAACACGCTGATCACGTCGCTCCTGTACCGCTACCTGCCCACCGAACTGCGCTTCCTGATGGTGGACCCCAAGATGGTGGAGCTGACGCCGTACGACGGGATTCCCCACCTCGTGCGCCCGGTCGTGACCAACCCGATGGACGCGGCGGGCGTGCTGCTGGGCGCGGTCGCCCACATGGAGCGGCGCTACAAGATGATGAGCCAGGTTGGGGCCAAGAACCTGGAGCAGTTCAACGCCAAGATGCGGATGGTGAACGAGGCCGAGCTGCCCCACCTCGTCATCATCATCGACGAGCTGGCGGACCTGATGATCACCTCGCCCAAGGAGGTCGAGTCGGCGATCATGCGCCTGGCGCAGATGGCCCGCGCGACGGGGATGCATCTCGTCCTCGCCACCCAGCGCCCCTCGGTGGACATCCTCACCTCCCTGATCAAGGTGAACGTCCCCGCCCGCATCGCCTTCGCGGTCTCCTCCAGCCACGACTCGCGCACGATCCTCGACTCGGTGGGCGCCGAGCGGCTGACCGGCATGGGCGACATGCTGTTCTACCAGCCCGGCCTGATCAAGCCCGTGCGCCTCCAGGGCCCCTACATCTCGGAGGTCGAGTCGGCCCGCGTCACCGACGAATTGCGGCGCCAGGTGTTCGACGACGCCTTCGTCGAGGCGTATGGGGCAGACTTCGACGGCATCGTCGAGGCGAGCGGCCCGACGACCGACAAGAGCAACATGGATTTCTCCGATCCCCTGCTGCGCCAGGCCGCGCTCATCGCCATCGAGGAGGGACAGGGCAGCGTGTCGCGCCTGCAACGCCGCCTCTCGGTGGGACACGCCCGCGCGGGCAAGCTGATGGACATGCTCGAAGCTATGGGCATTGTCTCCAAGCACCAGGGGAGCAAGCCGCGCGAGGTTCTGATCACCGAGGCCGATCTGCCGGAGTATTTCGGAAAGTAG
- a CDS encoding DUF937 domain-containing protein, translated as MMDIFNMLGGMGQAQQTIGQRLGTSPGQTEAALEAAVPLLLGAMTRNAQDPQGAQSLAGALDQHDGGALDLFGQGQAPDPYQGQQILGHVFGGQQQAAANAVSRRAGIDPQLAMQLLSMAAPLVLAYLSRRRQGQAGGYGGQAGGMGGIDIGSILGGLLGGGMGGSLGGMLGGGQGQFQQPEYGQPAQGGVLGGGPVIPGYSQDPLGQPGHAGTGQMGSGQTGNLGGMIGTLNNALDRDGDGNALDDLIGMFGGRRR; from the coding sequence ATGATGGACATCTTCAACATGCTCGGCGGGATGGGCCAGGCGCAGCAGACCATCGGGCAGCGGCTCGGCACCTCGCCCGGGCAGACCGAGGCGGCGCTGGAGGCCGCCGTGCCTCTCCTGCTGGGCGCGATGACGCGCAACGCGCAGGACCCCCAGGGGGCACAGTCCCTCGCCGGGGCGCTCGATCAGCACGACGGCGGCGCCCTGGACCTGTTCGGGCAGGGACAGGCGCCCGATCCCTACCAGGGCCAGCAGATTCTCGGGCACGTCTTCGGGGGCCAGCAGCAGGCCGCCGCGAATGCGGTGAGTCGCCGCGCAGGCATCGACCCGCAGCTCGCCATGCAGCTTCTCTCGATGGCCGCGCCGCTCGTCCTGGCCTATCTCAGCCGACGGCGTCAGGGCCAGGCGGGCGGCTACGGTGGGCAGGCCGGAGGGATGGGTGGCATCGACATCGGCAGCATCCTAGGGGGCCTGCTGGGGGGCGGCATGGGCGGCAGCCTCGGCGGAATGCTGGGCGGTGGTCAGGGGCAGTTTCAGCAGCCCGAGTACGGGCAGCCCGCTCAGGGCGGCGTGCTGGGCGGTGGCCCTGTCATTCCCGGCTACAGCCAGGACCCGCTCGGCCAGCCGGGCCACGCCGGAACAGGGCAGATGGGCAGCGGTCAGACCGGGAACCTGGGCGGCATGATCGGCACCCTGAACAATGCCCTCGACCGCGACGGGGACGGCAATGCTCTTGACGACCTGATCGGAATGTTCGGGGGACGGCGGCGCTAG
- a CDS encoding ABC transporter permease has protein sequence MNAALLRRAGGPSLRPYLSAARLSFRRQFAYPAATFWGLSTNLFFGALRVAVLLALFGTRPQVAGYTPADAITYTGLTQAFLSAFSLFGWYELMRTVHRGEVATELLRPHSFLGFWLAQDAGRAAAQFLLRGVTILALYAVFFGLKLPVGVEGWTLTLLSAVLAWACGFAFRFLVNCAAFWSPDAVGIGRFAWALMGLACGFLMPLAFFPGWFRTLLAWTPFPSMMNSTVEVWLGHARGWEALGVLVVQAMWTAALLGLAQLVLARGLRRLEVAGG, from the coding sequence TTGAATGCGGCACTTCTGAGACGTGCGGGCGGCCCGAGTCTGCGGCCCTACCTGTCGGCGGCCCGGCTGAGTTTTCGGCGGCAGTTCGCCTACCCGGCGGCGACTTTCTGGGGCCTCTCGACCAACCTGTTTTTCGGGGCGCTGCGGGTGGCCGTGCTGCTCGCCCTCTTTGGCACCCGGCCGCAGGTGGCCGGATACACCCCCGCCGACGCGATCACGTACACCGGGTTGACCCAGGCTTTCCTGAGTGCGTTCAGCCTCTTCGGCTGGTACGAGCTGATGCGGACCGTCCACCGGGGCGAGGTCGCCACCGAACTGCTGCGCCCGCACAGCTTCCTGGGCTTCTGGCTGGCGCAGGACGCGGGGCGGGCGGCGGCGCAATTCTTGCTGCGCGGCGTGACGATTCTGGCGCTGTACGCCGTGTTCTTCGGCCTGAAACTTCCGGTGGGCGTGGAAGGCTGGACGTTGACGCTGCTGAGCGCGGTTCTCGCCTGGGCCTGCGGCTTCGCCTTCCGCTTCCTGGTGAACTGCGCGGCCTTCTGGTCGCCGGACGCGGTGGGCATCGGCCGCTTCGCCTGGGCACTGATGGGCCTCGCCTGCGGGTTCCTGATGCCGCTCGCCTTTTTCCCGGGATGGTTCAGGACGCTCCTCGCCTGGACGCCCTTTCCCAGCATGATGAACAGCACCGTGGAAGTCTGGCTGGGACACGCCAGGGGCTGGGAGGCCCTGGGGGTGCTGGTCGTGCAGGCCATGTGGACGGCGGCGCTGCTGGGACTGGCCCAGCTCGTGCTCGCCCGGGGACTCAGGAGGCTGGAGGTGGCGGGTGGGTAG
- a CDS encoding metallophosphoesterase family protein — translation MPRVRVALIADIHGNADALRAVLADIDRQGVDRIVVNGDVVNRGPDSVEALSLLLDREDVTFTLGNHDDLLHLWHTRSDTLPGDWFTDPFWGATDWSAAQLDRAGLLHVPQNWPITLRLGEAGLPGVLVAHGTPAHYRESLSERTDPERVAELAGSAGVLVGSHIHRPAQAELGGVLVLNTGAVGAPANGDPRAQYLLLTATPSGWVPEFRAVPYDRSGVLRRFETSGLLRTGLSAEIFRDEVEMARSLYTPYWMWTEANGYPRDERTWAAFQRDHLLPRTP, via the coding sequence ATGCCCCGCGTGCGCGTCGCCCTGATCGCCGACATCCACGGAAACGCCGATGCCCTGCGGGCGGTACTGGCCGACATCGACCGGCAGGGTGTGGACCGCATCGTCGTGAACGGCGACGTGGTGAACCGGGGGCCGGATTCGGTGGAGGCGTTGTCGCTCCTGCTCGACCGGGAGGACGTGACCTTCACCCTGGGCAACCACGACGACCTGCTGCACCTGTGGCACACCCGCTCGGACACCTTGCCCGGCGACTGGTTCACCGACCCCTTCTGGGGCGCGACCGACTGGAGCGCGGCGCAACTCGACCGGGCGGGGCTGCTGCACGTGCCCCAGAACTGGCCGATAACCCTCAGGTTGGGGGAGGCGGGGCTGCCCGGGGTCCTCGTCGCCCACGGCACCCCGGCGCATTACCGCGAGAGCCTGAGCGAGCGGACCGACCCGGAGCGGGTGGCGGAGCTGGCAGGGAGTGCGGGCGTGCTGGTCGGCTCGCACATTCACCGACCCGCACAGGCCGAACTTGGGGGTGTGCTCGTGCTGAATACCGGCGCGGTCGGCGCCCCGGCCAACGGTGACCCCCGCGCCCAGTACCTGCTGCTCACGGCCACGCCGTCCGGCTGGGTGCCTGAATTCCGGGCCGTGCCCTACGACCGCTCGGGCGTCCTGCGCCGCTTCGAGACGAGCGGTCTGCTGCGAACCGGCCTGAGTGCCGAGATCTTCCGCGACGAGGTCGAGATGGCCCGCAGCCTCTACACCCCTTACTGGATGTGGACGGAGGCGAACGGGTATCCCCGCGATGAACGGACCTGGGCCGCCTTCCAGCGCGACCACCTCCTCCCCCGGACCCCATAG
- a CDS encoding Mov34/MPN/PAD-1 family protein, whose product MPPVTLILPPVLVDALWTHAEREAPRECVGALGGHMTDGGAEAVALYPLANVSPDPERTYLADPGHLLRALRAMEAVGLTLVGLYHSHPHGPEGPSVTDTRLAAYPVPYVIADLRTRRLRAYRLPEGSPVGLRFGEPRE is encoded by the coding sequence ATGCCCCCCGTGACCCTGATCCTCCCGCCCGTCCTGGTGGACGCCCTTTGGACCCACGCCGAGCGCGAGGCCCCCCGGGAATGCGTCGGCGCCCTGGGCGGCCACATGACGGACGGCGGCGCCGAGGCGGTCGCCCTCTATCCCCTCGCCAACGTGTCGCCCGACCCCGAGCGCACGTACCTGGCGGACCCGGGGCACCTGCTGCGTGCTCTGCGGGCGATGGAGGCGGTGGGGCTCACCCTCGTCGGCCTGTACCACAGCCACCCGCACGGTCCGGAGGGACCCAGCGTCACCGACACCCGCCTCGCCGCGTACCCGGTGCCGTACGTGATCGCCGACCTGAGGACGCGCAGGCTGCGGGCCTACCGGCTGCCGGAGGGCTCGCCGGTTGGGCTGAGGTTCGGGGAGCCCCGTGAGTGA
- a CDS encoding AAA family ATPase, producing the protein MSEAGPGIDALHGFIGSGKTTLAWRLEGTLPGMRFSSDEWRVALYGADRPPTSSRCTSAA; encoded by the coding sequence GTGAGTGAAGCGGGACCCGGCATTGACGCCCTGCACGGCTTTATCGGTAGTGGCAAGACCACCTTGGCGTGGCGGCTGGAGGGGACGCTTCCGGGAATGCGCTTCTCCAGCGACGAGTGGAGGGTGGCTCTTTACGGCGCGGATCGCCCGCCGACCTCTTCCCGGTGTACTTCGGCCGCGTGA